A stretch of Papaver somniferum cultivar HN1 unplaced genomic scaffold, ASM357369v1 unplaced-scaffold_148, whole genome shotgun sequence DNA encodes these proteins:
- the LOC113335485 gene encoding axial regulator YABBY 5-like isoform X2, translating to MMSSISSTMSFVNEQICYIPCNFCNIILAVSVPCSSLFETVTVRCGHCANLWSVNMGAVLQSLSLQDLQRIDLPSSSKHNQDIQVMQVTTAAKTEKRIVNQPPEKKHRVPSAYNQFIKEEIQRIKANNPDINHRKVFSTAAKNWAHFPHAHYGLKLETKNNQAKLREEGSDLLMKRARLPNEW from the exons ATGATGTCTTCTATCTCTTCGACAATGAGTTTTGTGAATGAGCAAATTTGCTATATCCCTTGTAACTTCTGCAACATCATTCTTGCG GTGAGTGTTCCATGCAGTAGTTTGTTCGAAACAGTGACCGTCAGATGTGGGCATTGCGCAAATCTGTGGTCTGTAAACATGGGAGCTGTTTTGCAGTCACTGTCGCTACAAGATCTGCAG AGGATTGATTTGCCATCCTCTTCAAAACATAACCAGGATATTCAAGTAATGCAAGTAACTACTGCTGCTAAAACTGAAAAACGGATTGTTAATCAGC CTCCTGAGAAGAAACACAGGGTTCCATCAGCATATAATCAGTTCATAAA GGAGGAAATACAAAGGATTAAGGCCAACAATCCAGATATCAATCACAGAAAAGTATTCAGTACTGCAGCCAAAAAC TGGGCACATTTTCCCCATGCTCATTACGGGTTGAAGTTGGAGACCAAGAATAATCAAGCTAAGCTCCGTGAAGAG GGATCTGATCTTCTAATGAAAAGGGCCAGATTACCAAATGAATGGTGA
- the LOC113335485 gene encoding axial regulator YABBY 5-like isoform X1: MMSSISSTMSFVNEQICYIPCNFCNIILAVSVPCSSLFETVTVRCGHCANLWSVNMGAVLQSLSLQDLQTPNNGDHFQRIDLPSSSKHNQDIQVMQVTTAAKTEKRIVNQPPEKKHRVPSAYNQFIKEEIQRIKANNPDINHRKVFSTAAKNWAHFPHAHYGLKLETKNNQAKLREEGSDLLMKRARLPNEW; encoded by the exons ATGATGTCTTCTATCTCTTCGACAATGAGTTTTGTGAATGAGCAAATTTGCTATATCCCTTGTAACTTCTGCAACATCATTCTTGCG GTGAGTGTTCCATGCAGTAGTTTGTTCGAAACAGTGACCGTCAGATGTGGGCATTGCGCAAATCTGTGGTCTGTAAACATGGGAGCTGTTTTGCAGTCACTGTCGCTACAAGATCTGCAG ACACCTAACAATGGTGATCATTTTCAGAGGATTGATTTGCCATCCTCTTCAAAACATAACCAGGATATTCAAGTAATGCAAGTAACTACTGCTGCTAAAACTGAAAAACGGATTGTTAATCAGC CTCCTGAGAAGAAACACAGGGTTCCATCAGCATATAATCAGTTCATAAA GGAGGAAATACAAAGGATTAAGGCCAACAATCCAGATATCAATCACAGAAAAGTATTCAGTACTGCAGCCAAAAAC TGGGCACATTTTCCCCATGCTCATTACGGGTTGAAGTTGGAGACCAAGAATAATCAAGCTAAGCTCCGTGAAGAG GGATCTGATCTTCTAATGAAAAGGGCCAGATTACCAAATGAATGGTGA